ttggagaaacagaagagaccAAGACATCTTCCTGCGAGTTACTCAGGCTCATCAGTAATGTAGCTGAAGGGCTACTTAGGATAACCCTACTTTCCTATGTCCACGTCTGGCTTATTTAATATCTAAGATGTTTGCTGTCTGCCCATGATGCAGTTAGCATCTCACTTTGTAACTGGCCTTCGAAATCATAGgagacagcagctgctccaCAGCCGATTGCCTAGCCACAGAAGAAACAGACTGCAGCTCAAGCTGGAGGAAACTGATGGCAGGAAGGCTGTTCTTTCCACATGGGGTTCCCCATTGTCTGACAGATGTCTTAAGCTCAGTACTACCCACCGTTTGAGCATCAGTCTTTGGCTTTCAAGGTACTGCAGAACACACTTATCTGAAACTGAAGCACAACGCATCTGGTTAGCAAGCTCACCTTGCAAAAACTCCATGGTTCCACCCTCGCCTGGAAGTCTTCTTACCTTCCCAAAACACGTACATCTGCAAGTCAGATTCcaagtaaaacaacaaaagccTTACCGAGTTACAGGGTTCAGCAGTGATGCAATTAACTTCACCAGTCATGCTTTAATCCACACATGCCAATGTTGGTATAAAGCATACACACAGGAGAACAGAAATTAGAAAAGTGATAGTACGCACATCATGTGCCCTTTCCCACATTTGAGTGCCAGTGGTTCATCTCAATATCCTTAAGTGCCTTTCATGTAAATTGTTCCCACAGCAAGTTTCCCagtcacaaaccttcactgtAGCCCCACTGTATCTGCTAGTGATACCTCATTCTTGCAATACACATTCAGCTGTCTGCTCTGGGATGTACCTCTGGGGGTTGGgtggttttcttcttcacttctgtgcAGGACATCCAGAAGAGCTGTCAGGCTACCACCACAGGACGACCTTTTTATTCCTAACTCAACTATAGACCAGCCGCCCTCAGAAGCGCTAGCTGATTTTCCAGTTGAAGTTGTGTCTTAGGGTAAAAACTCTGAAGGTTCAGAACCTTCCTTTAAAGTGGAATGAATTCAAATTCCTTTACCAAACTTACAAGTTTTTATCTGAATAGGAATCACAACTCCCACGCTTTACCTGTGCACCTTCCACACTCCCACAGTTCTTTCCCTAACACATTTGGTGTTAAAACTGTATGCTGGAGTAGTGGTGCTCCCAAATACCCCAGTTTTTCTTCATGCATCTGCATAAAGACTTCCAAGTATCTCCCATCATAAAAACTGGTTAGCTGGGACTTCTCAATTTTAACAGAAGGAACAGCTGCTTTATATTTACACTGGCAGACACATCTGTAATCCTAACTTCAGTAAAATTCGTTGCCTTGGAGATTTGATGACAGTGAACTGTATGCAGTAACATAGAGAAACTACTATTCACTGAAGGACAAAGTCAGCCCAATAAAATCTGGAATCTAAGATGCATACATATTACCTCATGCTGCTGATGTGCCAAGATGAAGTGCCTTGAGCATCTTACAAGGCCCTACAGACACagttcaatattttcatttcaattccATCAAAATCACGACGTAGAAGTAAACACCAGTGTGCTACGGAACCATTGCAGCTGCCATTAAGACTATTGTTTCACTCCTTCTCATCAGAAAGATGGGGCCTTATAAAGCAGCCATTGACAGAGGGCTCCAACAGGAGCTGCTTGTTTCCAACACGTTGCACTGCGCTGACACAGCCTTTGCACAGCATGTTCAGAATTTCACATACAACACTTTTAGCAGCAGCCTATGCCAGCTTTATTTACACACCACATTCAAAAAGCATAgaagttttctttccaaaagatgTGAAAGACTGCTAAGCAGCTGCACCCTCAGTTTTCAAATGCCTCAGCAAATTACTATAGACAGAAGATTGTTAAAAGCAGGCTGAAACATGCTACATACTAAAACTCCAGAGGACACCACTGTAAGTTGCAGAATTGTTTCAATCAATAAGACACACCAGACAGAGATGATTCCCACATGCTAAATCTTTATTGTGCAAAGGTTGTTCAGAGCATTTATTACCCTTCGTAGATCCACattctaaaaaaattacattaacaGTGGCTAGATTGATGGGTGACACATTAAACCTATTTGGTGGTAATTTGTACGCATGCAGTTAGAACTCTTGTGGTGTAAAACTCTTAGCCAGGAGGCCAGCCGAACTGACGACCACCCAGAACATGGAGATGTACATGATAGACAGACTGCCCACCCTCTGGCCCTTCATTCACAACCATCCGGAATCCATTGGTCAGGCCCAGGTTAGCAGCACACTTCTTGCCAACGATCATTAAATGCCCAAGAagctggaggagagaaaaaaaaaaaaaaagaaaaaaccaaacagaaaacacacaaaaaggggagagggcaggaaTGGAAGGAATGAGAGCAGAGACCATTCAGATAAACCAGTAAGCTAATTCTTAGAAATTCAGCTACTGCTCTTCAAATTATTGTCTGCCTGCAACTGACACTTTCCAAGAAAAACTATAAAGACTGACTATTCATaatatagggggaaaaaatagctatagtggttttttttttaagctagacAGTAACAGACTACAAAAGTGTCACAGAAGCTAAGTTTATCTCATGGTTAAAGCCCCCAGTACTTCTTCAGGCAACATACACAGTTCTGGGGGAAAATAAACTTTACATTATCACGTAAAGGTTTACAAAATCTTTGAACTTAATTTTTAGAGTTACAAATGAAATATTGAGCACTCTCAGCTAACTTTGTCTCTGACCTGCCAAAAACCCCAAGCCATATTAGAATAAGTACTACTGCCTGTAAACCATGAAAACAGACATCAAGAGTATGCTCcgaaataataataaatttgcACTTCCAGAGATATATTTTGCTTCATATCCCTACTTGTACTGCAAAACCTTAACTCCATTCCCATTCTAAGCTAGAGGAAAAGGACTATTGTACTGGAAAACTACTTGGCCTCTTCTAAATGTcaagagaaaaagggggaaagtcTAGTAAATTATGAAGTAATCAGAGGTACAGTGTGGTGTACAGAAAGCTTCTAGAGTACTTACAGATTCATCGGAATCTTCTGCTTCAGATAACCTGACAATTGGCTTCTTAGGAATCACTAGGAAATGTGTTGGAGCTTGAGGTGAAATATCATGGAACGCAAGGCACTGGAGGAAcagcaaacatttaaaacataatttgctttagagaaaggcaaaagcttAAATAAATCAATATGCCTCACTAAAGGCCTACTTAAGCAGATTATCAGATACCCCAAACATAAGCAGAAACACTGACTTTTTTCTTGAGTGATCTATTATTCAAAGTCCTCTGATTTCTAAACACAAAACACCTACTTACCAAGACCTGCtggtatgaaaaa
The DNA window shown above is from Phalacrocorax aristotelis chromosome Z, bGulAri2.1, whole genome shotgun sequence and carries:
- the HINT1 gene encoding adenosine 5'-monophosphoramidase HINT1; this encodes MADEISKAQAARPGGDTIFGKIIRKEIPANIIYEDEQCLAFHDISPQAPTHFLVIPKKPIVRLSEAEDSDESLLGHLMIVGKKCAANLGLTNGFRMVVNEGPEGGQSVYHVHLHVLGGRQFGWPPG